A window of Phocoena phocoena chromosome 6, mPhoPho1.1, whole genome shotgun sequence contains these coding sequences:
- the OR5C1 gene encoding LOW QUALITY PROTEIN: olfactory receptor 5C1 (The sequence of the model RefSeq protein was modified relative to this genomic sequence to represent the inferred CDS: inserted 1 base in 1 codon) has translation MMPENFTWARGAPTEFILLGITDRWYLHLTLILIFLPVYLVSLLGNVGMVLLVYVVAQLHTPMYFFLANLSLLDAWYSSAIGTKMLVDQLLPCVSIPYAACFLQMFLFTGLADAKCCLLTSMAYDRDVAIGNPLLYATAVSRRLCLVFLAASGLGGAVSAVVHTTFTFHLSFCSSREVNSFLCDIPPLLAISCKDTSLSELLPFVVCGFIQTATVLAFAVSSXFIAGAVIGMHSAKGRWRAACTCGSHLTAVAVLYGTLIFMNLCPSSSYTLDTDKMASVFYTLVIPALNPLTYSLRNKEVREVLGRNCKHCCSPRPAHECEVREAG, from the exons ATGATGCCAGAGAACTTCACTTGGGCCAGGGGTGCCCCTACGGAGTTCATCCTCCTGGGCATCACAGATCGCTGGTACCTGCACCTGACCCTCATCCTGATCTTCCTGCCCGTCTACCTGGTGAGCCTGCTGGGAAATGTGGGCATGGTGCTGCTAGTCTACGTGGTCGCCCAGCTCCACACACCCATGTACTTCTTCCTGGCCAACCTCTCCCTGCTGGATGCCTGGTATTCCTCAGCCATCGGAACCAAGATGCTCGTGGACCAGCTGTTGCCCTGCGTCTCCATCCCTTACGcagcctgtttcctccagatGTTTTTGTTTACAGGGCTGGCGGATGCCAAGTGTTGCCTGTTGACATCCATGGCCTATGACCGAGATGTGGCCATCGGAAACCCTCTTCTCTACGCCACCGCCGTGTCGCGGCGTCTGTGTCTGGTCTTTCTGGCAGCATCAGgcctgggtggggcagtgagTGCCGTGGTCCACACGACCTTCACCTTCCACCTGAGCTTCTGCAGCTCTCGGGAGGTGAACAGCTTCCTCTGCGATATCCCTCCACTGCTGGCCATCTCCTGCAAAGACACCAGTCTCAGTGAACTTCTCCCCTTCGTCGTCTGTGGCTTCATCCAGACAGCCACCGTGTTGGCTTTCGCCGTGTCCT GGTTCATTGCCGGAGCCGTGATCGGCATGCACTCGGCCAAGGGCCGGTGGCGAGCAGCCTGTACCTGTGGCTCCCACCTCACGGCCGTGGCCGTGCTTTACGGGACACTCATTTTCATGAACCTGTGCCCCAGCTCCAGCTACACCCTGGACACTGACAAGATGGCATCTGTGTTCTACACCCTTGTCATCCCAGCTCTCAACCCGCTCACCTACAGCCTCCGCAACAAAGAGGTCAGGGAGGTGCTCGGAAGGAACTGCAAGCACTGCTGCTCTCCGAGGCCGGCGCACGAGTGCGAGGTCCGAGAGGCTGGTTAG